The following are from one region of the Salvia splendens isolate huo1 chromosome 2, SspV2, whole genome shotgun sequence genome:
- the LOC121779656 gene encoding B3 domain-containing transcription factor ABI3-like produces the protein MGKVEAAEQDLTAAGGDQNPSGFDPIVDKDMWLDMDDASIFCDDFPSLPDFPCMSSSSSSSSTQPALKPIAVTSSSSSATSAVSWAVMRSDAEEDSAGRMSFQQFQDEVKMDAGAAAGAALSSTASDADMMESFGYMDLIDCNELWDPSSVFQSENPQELVEEQAAAPAASEVEDENGGLSFLQGDAELAMIFLEWLKQNKDYISAEDMRSIKLKRSTIESASKKLGTTSEGKKQLLRLILDWVEQHRLQKKAKGAASAAFPFHETAQFADPINPNPNFIYNPDPNAPQWMQPQQLPQQEVVLQPSFAQPMPMNHGGVVNGIPLQHSAEYPTMEHPPSWAMPPPFQQPPPQQQFSPFPDNGGSVVNRQQSLYGNPYQMCDPNGDRVMRLGSSATKEARKKRMARQRKLYPHPHRHSSSSNQQRDGQLNDSRVDDGGDHDGSPGDWGYWAPGEGGDPSPTAVQHPNSADQAAVLQQNGQRPSAAPASDRRPQQGWKTEKNLKFLLQKVLKQSDVGNLGRIVLPKKEAESHLPELETRDGISITMEDIGTSRVWNMRYRFWPNNKSRMYLLENTGDFVRANGLQEGDFIVIYSDTKCGKYMIRGVKVRQPGGKSEGKKPARRTVRSLSSLGGNSSSPLAPIRQAIR, from the exons ATGGGAAAAGTTGAAGCGGCGGAGCAAGATCTGACGGCGGCGGGTGGCGATCAAAACCCTAGCGGTTTCGATCCGATTGTTGACAAAGATATGTGGCTTGATATGGACGACGCCTCCATATTCTGCGACGATTTCCCTTCCCTGCCGGATTTCCCTTGCATGTCGTCCTCTTCATCGTCTTCCTCCACTCAGCCTGCGTTGAAGCCGATCGCGGTCACCTCCTCGTCTTCCTCGGCAACATCGGCCGTTTCGTGGGCGGTGATGAGGTCCGATGCGGAGGAGGACAGTGCCGGAAGGATGAGCTTCCAGCAGTTTCAGGACGAGGTCAAAATGGACGCCGGGGCCGCCGCCGGAGCGGCGTTATCCTCCACCGCCTCCGACGCTGACATGATGGAGAGCTTCGGGTACATGGATCTGATCGACTGCAACGAGCTTTGGGACCCCTCGTCTGTTTTCCAGAGCGAAAACCCTCAGGAATTGGTGGAAGAGCAGGCGGCGGCGCCGGCGGCTTCGGAGGTGGAGGATGAGAATGGCGGTTTGAGCTTCCTGCAAGGGGACGCGGAGTTGGCGATGATATTCTTAGAATGGCTGAAACAGAACAAGGATTACATATCTGCTGAGGATATGAGAAGCATCAAGCTGAAGCGCTCCACCATTGAAAGCGCTTCGAAGAAATTGGGAACTACTAGTGAAGGCAAGAAGCAGCTTCTCAGACTCATCCTCGACTGGGTCGAGCAGCACCGCCTTCAGAAGAAGGCCAAAGGCGCTGCCTCTGCCGCTTTCCCCTTCCATGAAACTGCCCAATTCGCTGATCCGATCaatccaaaccctaatttcattTACAATCCTGATCCAAACGCGCCTCAGTGGATGCAGCCGCAGCAGCTGCCGCAGCAGGAGGTGGTTTTGCAGCCGTCTTTTGCGCAGCCGATGCCGATGAATCACGGTGGAGTTGTGAACGGCATTCCGTTGCAGCATTCAGCGGAGTATCCGACGATGGAGCACCCTCCGTCGTGGGCGATGCCGCCGCCGTTCCAGCAGCCGCCTCCGCAGCAGCAGTTCAGTCCTTTTCCGGATAATGGTGGAAGCGTTGTCAACCGGCAGCAGAGTTTGTACGGCAATCCTTATCAAATGTGTGATCCGAATGGGGATAGGGTGATGAGACTCGGGTCTTCTGCGACGAAGGaggcgaggaagaagagaatggCCCGACAGCGGAAGCTGTATCCGCACCCTCACCGTCACTCTAGCAGCTCGAATCAGCAGCGAGACGGCCAGCTGAACGATTCTCGTGTGGATGATGGCGGCGATCATGATGGTTCTCCGGGGGATTGGGGGTACTGGGCCCCTGGTGAAGGCGGCGATCCCTCTCCTACGGCTGTGCAGCATCCTAATTCTGCGGATCAAGCCGCTGTGCTGCAGCAGAACGGCCAACGGCCGTCTGCTGCTCCTGCTTCTGATCGGAGGCCACAACAG GGTTGGAAGACTGAGAAGAACTTGAAGTTTTTGCTGCAGAAAGTGTTGAAGCAAAGTGATGTTGGTAACTTGGGAAGAATTGTGCTACCAAAA AAAGAGGCTGAAAGCCATCTCCCAGAACTGGAGACAAGAGATGGGATTTCCATTACCATGGAAGACATTGGAACCTCTCGTGTTTGGAATATGCGTTACAG GTTTTGGCCTAACAACAAAAGCAGAATGTACCTTCTGGAGAATACTG GGGATTTTGTGAGGGCCAATGGACTTCAGGAAGGAGATTTCATTGTCATCTATTCAGACACCAAATGTGGGAAATAT ATGATTCGAGGAGTGAAAGTGCGACAGCCGGGTGGCAAATCTGAGGGCAAGAAGCCGGCAAGGAGAACCGTACGAAGCCTATCATCACTCGGTGGCAACAGCTCCTCCCCGCTTGCTCCGATTAGACAGGCTATAAGATGA